The DNA segment TCCTCGAGCTTGAGCTGGAGGTCCGGATGCGCGAGCGCGAGGATCTGGACCGCGAGGACGGCGGCGTTCTTGGCGCCCGCCGAGCCGATCGCCACCGTCGCGACCGGCACGCCGGCCGGCATCTGTACGGTCGAGAGGAGCGCGTCCATTCCCTGCAGCGCGGACCCCGCGAGCGGAACGCCGATCACGGGAAGGAACGTGTGCGCCGCCACGGTTCCGGCCAGGTGGTTCGCCATGCCGGCCGCGGCGATGATGACCTGCACGCCGCGTCCGGGGGCGCGGTGCACGAGATCGCGCACGCGGTCGGGGCTCCG comes from the Candidatus Eisenbacteria bacterium genome and includes:
- a CDS encoding AIR carboxylase family protein, with product RSPDRVRDLVHRAPGRGVQVIIAAAGMANHLAGTVAAHTFLPVIGVPLAGSALQGMDALLSTVQMPAGVPVATVAIGSAGAKNAAVLAVQILALAHPDLQLKLEDLKQRLARGEKL